A window of Flavobacterium psychrophilum genomic DNA:
CTGTTGTATGAGGAATGGAATTAAAATATGGGTAACGCCCCATCATTACTACATTGCTCACTGTAATAGGAATGTCATGGCTGTTGTTCTGTGAAAATTTAGCCTTGCTTTTGGCAAGTTCTTTATCATCCCACTGCTTAAAGGTTTTTTTCTTAAAGAAGATGGTATCGGCAGTAGCGCTCATTTCGTTAGCCAGTACACTTAGCAGGGTAGATTTTCCTGCACCGTTAGGCCCAACGATAACGAGAAGCTCTCCGTTGTTTACCGAAACATCTATACCTTCCAGTATAGAAAATTTTCGATGTGCATATGATATTTTTTCAGCTGTTAACATAGTCAATTACATTGATTTCCTGCTTTTTACCAGAATAGTTATAAAAATAGGTGCTCCCATAAAAGCAGACAATATGCCTATCGGTATTTCTGACGGAGGTGCTATAGTCCTGCTTATAGTGTCTGCCGACACAAGCAGTATGCTTCCAAAAATTGCTGCCAAGGGCAAAATCACACGATAATTCGACTTAAAGATAAGCCTTAGTATATAGGGCACTATCAATCCTACAAATCCTATATTGCCTGCAAAAGCTACACAGGTACCTATAAGCAATGCCGTTAAGATAACTATCTGTTTTTTTATGCGTTCTACGGGTATACCCAAATGTTGCGCATCTTTTTCTCCAAGCATCATGGCGTTAAGTGCTTTGCCTTTCGGTAGGAGCACAAGGTAGCAACATACTATAACAACGGCAAGAATACCATTTTTTATCCATGTAGCACCACCAAGGCTACCCAGGTTCCAGAAAGTAAGGTCGCGAAGTTCTTCTTCTTTAGAGATATATATAAGTAATCCCATAATGGCGAATCCCAACGCTGTTATAGCTACGCCTGTTAAAAGCATAACAACAACGTTTGTCCTTCCGTCTATGGTACTAATTCGGTATACGAGTATCATTGTGAGTAATGCGCCAACAAATGCCATTACACTTAATATTGAAAAATGAAAAGCCTCGGGTATATAAGGCTTAATATGGCTTCCTAACACTATTGTTATGGCTGCCATTAAAGATGCCCCTGCCGTTATACCAAGTAAATCTGGCGAGGCAAGCGGATTACGGAACATACCCTGAAGGCAGGTGCCCGAAACTGCAAGTGCGCTACCAATAAGCACGCCCATAACAATGCGGGGCAGGCGAAGGTCCATAAGCACGAAGCGGTCGCTGTCGGGTATGGTACCATCGTTATTAATTGCTCCGGTTAGTATTTCTACAACCGAATGTTTTTCAAAAACATATACACCCATAAATAGCGAAACTACTGCCAGTGCAACCAGCAGTAGTAAGCTAAATACTACGTATATTGAAAGCTTATTTTGCATTCTCTAATAAAAGGGCGTTCAGTTGTGCAGCACCTTCGCCCAGACGTGGGCCAAAGCCTGAAAGCAGCGCGCCGTCCATTGCAATGATTTTTTTATTTTTACCAGCGTTTGTTTTATCAACTCCGGGAATTTTTAGTACACCCTGAGGTCCGCCAAGGCTTCCAAGTCCTGAATCAAATAACAAAATTACGTCCGGGTTACCTTTTATAAGTGCTTCAGGGGTAAGAGGTTTAAAGTCTTCAAAGTCGGTAACTGCATTTGTACCGCCAGCAAGTTTAATAAGTCTTTCAACCGGCGTACCAGTTCCAGAAACCATCATCATGTTAGCACCACGAGCATAAATAAATAATACTTTAGGAGCTTTAGCGATAGGTTTCACATTTTTAAGGTCGGCATCAATTTTATCTTCAAGTGCTTTGTAGTCTGCATGGTTAAGTGCTTTTGCTACATCGCCGATAAGTTTTTTAGTTCCTTCAGGAGTAAATTCCTGATTAAATACTTCAGCTTTAACACCAGATTTTTTTAGTTTTTCTAAAAGCTCAGGGCTTAGGTCTTTTTCTGTAGCAAGAATTACAGTTGGCTGTAATGCCATAATAGCCTCTATAGAAACCGAACGAACGTGTCCAAGGTCTTTTGCTGTAGTTTTAAGGCTTTCGGGATAAGTACTTGTAACATCTGTACCTAAAATTTCTTTTTCGTGACCAAGTGCAGCGATAATTTCGGTAACTGCACCATTAAGCGAAACTATTTTTTCTGTTTTTGCAGGCGCTACAGAATCTGTTTTAACTGTAGTGTCTTCGGTAGTTTTTTCTTCTTTTTTACAAGAAACGGCTGCCGATAAAACAAAGGCAAGCATAACTATGTGTTTGATTTTTCTCATTAGAAAATGATTGATTGTTTATAATTAATCTAAATTAGCGCAAACTTACTCTATAAATCGTTATCGGCAAAAACAAAACGGGTTAAATTTAGGTTTCGTTACTAGTTTAGAAATACATAGACGGCAATGATATTGGGTTAAAAGCAAAAAATGCGCAAAGCTAAGGGCAGTGCGCATTTTTTTGTAGTTTCCGCGTGTTTTAAGGATTTGCTAGTCGATATAGCGGATCATCTTTTGGTTTTACTCTCTTTATTTTTAACCCGTCGAAATCTTTATTTCTAAATTCTGTAGTAGAAGGTAAGTTCGTAATTCCGCTTTTCTTCATTAAAAGATATATAGCTACCGAAGCATATCCGCTGTCGCGGTAGGACGTTGTTTTATTATGCGAAAGATCGATAAAGTCTAACCATCCATTATTGTGTTTGTCAATATAGTGTACCTGTAAATATTTTATCTGGTTTGCCTTTAAAGGCTCATTATTGCAGAGATCGGCCCCCTCGGCAAGCAAATAAAAATGATACGTAGAATCGGCGTTATATTTTTTAGTGACAGCTGCCAGGGCGGTAGTAAAATCTATCTTGTTTAGCTCGAGATGTCCATAACAAAAGTGAGGATAGTCTTTATACTCCTGATCGCGAACATAATCCAGTTCATACTTGAGGCTATCGGTAAGCGTAACTGTTGTGGTTTTTCGGGGTATAGTACCATCTCGTACAGCATCCAGATACGGCCTGCACTTTGGTTCTTCTTTCCTGCACCCTGTAATTGCGAGTGCTGAAAATAAGATAATTAGTGAGTTTTTCATATATAATTGGTTTAGTTGGCAATCAAATATATAGAAAATAGGCATTTGCAATAACCACATTCTTAAATGTTACGGCAAAAAACCGTTATTAAAAAAACATGCCGTAAATTTGCATGTAAAATGTTTGCTATGCATACATCTATAAATTCAGAAAGGACCATAATGTTAGATATACAAAAAGTCAGGAACGACTTCCCCATACTAAACCAAACCGTAAATGGCAAACCGCTTGTTTATTTTGACAACGCTGCTACGTCTCAAAAACCTCAGGTAGTTATAGATGCTATAAGTAATTATTACAGCACTATAAATGCTAATATTCACCGCGGAGTTCATACACTTAGCCAGTTGGCTACCGATGCGTATGAAGCTTCAAGGCAAACGGTTCAAAAGCATATTAATGCCAAACATGCGTACGAAGTGCTTTTTACAGCAGGAACTACACATGGCATTAATTTAGTAGCCAATGGTTTTGCTGCCCTGGTAAAAGAAGGCGATGAGATTATGATCTCTGCAATGGAACACCACAGTAATATTGTGCCATGGCAAATGCTTTGCGAACGCACAGGTGCAAAACTTACTGTGATACCCATGAACCAAAAAGGTGAACTTATCATTGAAGAGTTTGACAGGCTGTTGTCTGAAAGAACAAAACTGGTTTCGGTAAATCATATTTCAAACTCACTAGGTACCATCAACCCTATTGAATATATTATAGAAAAAGCACATGCCGTCGGAGCTGCCGTATTTATAGACGGGGCACAGGCAGCACCACATTTAAAAATAGACGTTCAGGCACTGGATTGCGATTTTTATGCTTTTTCAGGCCATAAAATTTGCGGAGCTACAGGATCAGGTGCTTTATACGGTAAGGAAGAATGGCTTAACAAGCTGCCACCGTACCAGGGCGGAGGAGAAATGATTAAAGAGGTGTCTTTTGAGAAGACCACTTATGCTGACCTTCCGCATAAATTTGAAGCCGGTACTCCAAACATAGAAGGTGGTATAGTACTTGGCACAGCAATTGATTATCTTAACGCAATAGGACTGGATAACATAGCAGCCTACGAAAATGAACTGCTGCAATACGGTACAGAAAAACTTCTTGAAATAGAAGGATTAAACATTGTAGGTACAGCAGCGCACAAAACATCGGTAATATCGTTTAACATAGCAAACATACATCCGTATGATATTGGTGCTATTGTAGATAAAATGGGTATCGCGGTGCGAACAGGGCACCATTGCTGCCAGCCGGTAATGACCTTTTTCGATATTCCGGGTACAGTAAGAGCATCCTTCTCTTTTTACAACACTAAAGAAGAGATAGATGCATTAGTACAGGCTTTGCTTAAGGCACAGCGCATGCTGGGATAAAAACATAACCAAACAATCATAACCATGAAAAAAATTGCATTAGTAATAATGACCATCGCTTTGGCAGTAGGATGTTCGTCAACAAAAAAGGCTACAGCAAAGGCTGATACGGCAAATTCGCTTTCGTTTGAATATACAGCTTCTACAAGAGGTTTATATAACAAAGTAGTTGTAACACAGGATAGTGTTGTTACTATTAAAGACCACGAAATGAAAAACGTGTCTACAAAATCGTTAAAAAAGGCAGATTGGGATAAACTGGTTGCGGATACAGAGAAAATAGATCTTACTACACTGCAGAGTATCAAGGCTCCGTCAACAAAACATCAGTTTGATGGTGCTCTTGGAGCCAACCTGAAAGTAATTAAAGATGGTAAAGAATACAACAGCGCTACTTTTGACCACGGTACTCCTCCGGCCGAAATTGCAGGCATAGTAACCAGGATCTTAACAGTGTCTGATTTACAGAAGAAGTAATATATAATGAGCATAAAAGAAATACAGGACGAAATTATTGATGAGTTTTCTATGTTTGATGACTGGGAAGAACGTTACCAATATGTTATAGACCTTGGTAACTCGCTTCCGTTAGTTGATGAACAATACAAAACCGAAGAGAATATTATTAAAGGATGCCAAAGCAAAGTATGGCTGCACGGCGAACAGAACGATGGAAAAGTTGTTTTTACTGCCGATAGCGATGCTATACTTACCAAAGGTATCATAGCAATACTTATCCGTGTTTTCTCTAACCAGAAACCAACTGATATTCTTGATGCAGATACTGCATTTATAGATGAGATAGGCCTAAAAGAACATCTTTCGCCTACACGTGCCAACGGATTGGTATCAATGATCAAACAAATTAAAATGTACGCGTTGGCTTTCAGCGCAAAAAGCTAAGACTACTGTTATGGAACACGAAATAGACACTGCACAATTGGGAGAAGACATCGTTAAGGTGCTAAAAACAATATACGATCCTGAAATTCCGGTTGATATCTACGAACTTGGGCTTATTTACGATGTTATGGTAAATACAGACTATGAAGTTAAGATACTTATGACACTTACATCGCCTAACTGCCCTGTGGCGGAAAGCCTTCCGATGGAAGTAGAAGAAAAAATAAGAAAAATTGAAGGAGTTGTTGCCGCTGAGGTTGAAATTACTTTTGATCCACCATGGAGCCGCGACCTTATGAGCGAAGAAGCAAAACTGGAACTTGGAATGCTGTGATAGGGTTACAGTAACGATTTATAGTATTGTCGCTCTGTCATTCTGAGCGCAGCGCAGCGTAGTCGAAGAATCTCTATTTAATTATCTATGCTATCTACTAGGAGTAAAAACCTTAAATCAGAAACAATGGAAGAACAGGAAATTATAAACCGCGTTGCCAATAGTGTCCTTCAGGTATTTGACCTTGAAGATTATTATCCGGCAGGCGAACGTGTTGGTATAGATATATCGGGCTGGTTATGGGAAGGTTTTGTGCTTCGCGAAAAAGAATTCCGTGACACTCTAAAAAACCATGACTGGCAGCAGTATGAAGGTAAATTTACATCTTTATATTGCAGTACAGATGCTATAGTGCCTGCCTGGGCTTATATGCTTATAACTACTTACCTTCAGCCATATGCTAAGAAGGTGGTTCAGGGCAGGGCGGAAGATATAAATATCCAAATTTATCAGGAGATACTTAATAACCTTGATTACAGTGAGTACGAAGGTAAGCCTGTTATCATTAAGGGTTGTTCTAAAAAACCTGTTCCGCAGGAAGCCTATGTAATGGCTACCCAAAAGCTTATGCCTGTCGCTAAGAGCCTTATGTTTGGAGAGGCGTGTTCGTCTGTGCCTTTGTACAAAAGAAAATAGGGATTTAACAGGGCTTGCTTGGGGCTTTTTTAATTTATAGTTATATTTGTGTAAACAGCAATTAATTATGAAGAAAAAGATACTTTTACTGCTTAGCCTGGGGAGCATAGTGGTAGTAAATGCACAGGATGCCGCTCCGGTGCAGGACACTATAGGTCCGTGGACAACTAAGGGCAATGCCTCATTACTGTTTAACCAGTCAACTTTTGATAACTGGATAGCAGGGGGTGAAAACAATATATCCGGTACGCTGGGTCTTAATTATGATTTTAATTATAAAAAAGAAGACTGGTCGTGGGATAATAAAGTAATCGCTTCATACGGTATTGTAAAGACCAAAACTTCGGCATTTGCCAAAAAAACAGATGACCGTTTAGAGATTAATTCAGTGCTTGGTAAAAGGGCTACAGAAAGATGGTACTATTCGGCATTTTTAAATTTCAGGACGCAATTTACCAAAGGATATAACTATACAAGAGACGATAACGGCGCGGAACAAAGAGAAGAATTTACAAACTTTCTTTCGCCTGCCTACCTAATGGTTGGTCCGGGTATGTTGTATAAAAAGGATGATAATTTCAATTTCAACCTTTCGCCGGCAACATCTAAATTTACTTTTGTAGATGCTTCATTTACATTGCCTGACGAAGCTTATTTTGGTGTAGAAGAAGGTAAAACCATGCGTTACGAACTTGGTTTTAACGCATCGTTATACTATAAACTCGATGTTATTGCTAATGTTACTTTTGAAAACATTTTAGGCTTATATTCTAACTATCTCGAAGATCCGCAGAATGTAGATGTTAACTACCAGCTTAATATAGTAATGCGTATTAACCGTTATCTAACCACAAATTTATCTTTCCAGATGATTTATGATGATAATGCTTATCAGGGATTGCAGGTTAGGCAGGTGTTTGGTGTTGCAGCCAATTACGGATTCTAAACAACCGAAAACGATATATAGTAAAGCCCGGAAGAATTAACCCTTCCGGGCTTTGTTATTGTATTAAATAACGTTAAATTACACAGTTGTAGTCTTATAATCTGTAACTTAACGGTAATTTAAATACTACAATTATGGCAAAAAAAGTAGCCGACCAAATCGTAGAGATGCTGGTTGAAAATGGTGTAAAAAGAATATATGCAGTTACGGGCGACAGCCTAAATGAATTAAATGACGCTGTTAGGCGAAGCGGCAAAATTAAATGGATACACGTTCGCCACGAGGAGGCAGGTGCTTATGCTGCTGCTGCCGAGGCTGAACTTGATGGACTTGCCTGTTGCGCAGGCAGCTGCGGACCGGGACATGTACATTTAATAAACGGTTTATATGATGCCCACCGCACGGGCGCGCCACTTATTGCCATTGCATCTACCATAAATACTCCCGAGTTTGGTGTCGATTACTTTCAGTCTACCAACACAATACGCTTATTTGACGATTGCTCGTGTTATAACGAAGTGGCGTCTACAGCAGGACAGGTTCCGCGTATGCTTCAGTCGGCGATACAGCATGCTATACATAATAAAGGGGTTGCGGTTTTAGGACTTCCCGGAGATGTATCTGCCCTTCCGGCGGAAGAAAGCGTTACAGCTATGCACAATTACAGGAACAACCCTGTGATACGTCCCTCAGATTTTGAACTTTCACAACTTGCAGATGTGCTTAACAGTAGTGCTAAAACCACTATTTTTTGTGGTATAGGCGCGGGCAAAGCACACGATGAGGTAGTTCAGCTAGCTGCCTTGCTAAATGCGCCTGTAGGGTACTCGTTTAGAGGCAAGATGGATATTCAATATGATAATCCGTATGAGGTGGGGATGACAGGCTTATTAGGGCTGCCATCGGCTTACCACAGCATGCATGAAGCAGATGTTGTATTGCTG
This region includes:
- a CDS encoding iron ABC transporter, whose product is MQNKLSIYVVFSLLLLVALAVVSLFMGVYVFEKHSVVEILTGAINNDGTIPDSDRFVLMDLRLPRIVMGVLIGSALAVSGTCLQGMFRNPLASPDLLGITAGASLMAAITIVLGSHIKPYIPEAFHFSILSVMAFVGALLTMILVYRISTIDGRTNVVVMLLTGVAITALGFAIMGLLIYISKEEELRDLTFWNLGSLGGATWIKNGILAVVIVCCYLVLLPKGKALNAMMLGEKDAQHLGIPVERIKKQIVILTALLIGTCVAFAGNIGFVGLIVPYILRLIFKSNYRVILPLAAIFGSILLVSADTISRTIAPPSEIPIGILSAFMGAPIFITILVKSRKSM
- a CDS encoding ABC transporter substrate-binding protein — its product is MKHIVMLAFVLSAAVSCKKEEKTTEDTTVKTDSVAPAKTEKIVSLNGAVTEIIAALGHEKEILGTDVTSTYPESLKTTAKDLGHVRSVSIEAIMALQPTVILATEKDLSPELLEKLKKSGVKAEVFNQEFTPEGTKKLIGDVAKALNHADYKALEDKIDADLKNVKPIAKAPKVLFIYARGANMMMVSGTGTPVERLIKLAGGTNAVTDFEDFKPLTPEALIKGNPDVILLFDSGLGSLGGPQGVLKIPGVDKTNAGKNKKIIAMDGALLSGFGPRLGEGAAQLNALLLENAK
- a CDS encoding cysteine sulfinate desulfinase, which gives rise to MLDIQKVRNDFPILNQTVNGKPLVYFDNAATSQKPQVVIDAISNYYSTINANIHRGVHTLSQLATDAYEASRQTVQKHINAKHAYEVLFTAGTTHGINLVANGFAALVKEGDEIMISAMEHHSNIVPWQMLCERTGAKLTVIPMNQKGELIIEEFDRLLSERTKLVSVNHISNSLGTINPIEYIIEKAHAVGAAVFIDGAQAAPHLKIDVQALDCDFYAFSGHKICGATGSGALYGKEEWLNKLPPYQGGGEMIKEVSFEKTTYADLPHKFEAGTPNIEGGIVLGTAIDYLNAIGLDNIAAYENELLQYGTEKLLEIEGLNIVGTAAHKTSVISFNIANIHPYDIGAIVDKMGIAVRTGHHCCQPVMTFFDIPGTVRASFSFYNTKEEIDALVQALLKAQRMLG
- a CDS encoding Fe-S metabolism protein SufE, with the translated sequence MSIKEIQDEIIDEFSMFDDWEERYQYVIDLGNSLPLVDEQYKTEENIIKGCQSKVWLHGEQNDGKVVFTADSDAILTKGIIAILIRVFSNQKPTDILDADTAFIDEIGLKEHLSPTRANGLVSMIKQIKMYALAFSAKS
- a CDS encoding FeS assembly SUF system protein; amino-acid sequence: MEHEIDTAQLGEDIVKVLKTIYDPEIPVDIYELGLIYDVMVNTDYEVKILMTLTSPNCPVAESLPMEVEEKIRKIEGVVAAEVEITFDPPWSRDLMSEEAKLELGML